A region from the Manihot esculenta cultivar AM560-2 chromosome 13, M.esculenta_v8, whole genome shotgun sequence genome encodes:
- the LOC110630344 gene encoding homeobox-leucine zipper protein ATHB-40, producing the protein MTTTIMNHNKVDQDHMALLSQLYYTQMVPQQGEPKPRRRRKKNKGAENGVTGAKKRKLSADQVNLLEMNFGNEHKLESERKDKLASELGLDPRQVAVWFQNRRARWKNKKLEEEYTKLKTAHETNIIEKCRLESEVLKLKEKLLEAEKEIQRLTEKIDGVSSNSCSSTLSMNTPFLGEFGMEGIGDIFYMSETNYIHGMEWSNLYV; encoded by the exons ATGACAACCACCATCATGAATCACAATAAGGTTGATCAAGATCACATGGCACTCCTCTCTCAATTGTACTACACACAAATGGTTCCACAGCAAG GTGAGCCAAAACCACGACGCAGGCGAAAGAAGAACAAAGGAGCAGAAAATGGAGTCACTGGTGCCAAGAAAAGGAAACTCAGTGCTGATCAAGTTAATCTTCTTGAGATGAATTTTGGTAACGAACATAAGCTTGAGTCTGAAAGGAAAGATAAGCTTGCTTCAGAGCTTGGACTTGATCCTCGTCAAGTTGCTGTCTGGTTTCAGAACCGTAGGGCTCGCTGGAAGAACAAGAAGCTTGAAGAAGAATACACTAAGTTGAAGACTGCCCATGAGACTAATATTATTGAGAAATGCCGCCTTGAATCTGAG GTTTTGAAACTTAAAGAAAAACTGTTAGAAGCAGAGAAAGAGATTCAACGATTAACAGAAAAGATTGATGGAGTTTCAAGTAATAGTTGTAGTTCGACTCTGTCGATGAACACACCATTTCTCGGAGAATTTGGAATGGAAGGAATTGgggatattttttatatgtcgGAAACTAATTACATTCACGGCATGGAATGGTCTAATCTCTATGtataa